The following proteins are encoded in a genomic region of Dehalococcoidia bacterium:
- a CDS encoding FAD-dependent oxidoreductase: protein MRELIIIGGGPAGMTAAVYAARKRLDTLLISKDIGGQALWSASVENYMGYQYIEGFELMAKFEEQMKQFPLEQKIGEEVVALSRRNAGFEIRIANGESYQAKAVIVATGKRPRQLNVPGEERLKSRGVTYCAICDGPLFAGQKVAVIGGGNSALEAADDMVKIAEYVYLVSLTPFTGDRILINKVKEAPNMTVFLEHKVVAIDGESRVEAVAISDLKSGEEKRLEVGGVFVEIGLIPSSDLSKGIVRLNELGEIEINCATDTGVPGLFAAGDVTNAPEKQILVAAAEGAKAALQAHKYLKRL from the coding sequence ATCAGTAAAGACATTGGAGGGCAAGCTCTTTGGTCGGCCAGTGTGGAGAACTATATGGGATATCAGTATATCGAAGGATTTGAGCTGATGGCCAAATTCGAGGAGCAGATGAAGCAGTTTCCGCTGGAGCAGAAGATCGGTGAAGAGGTAGTTGCTTTATCCCGACGGAATGCGGGATTTGAGATCAGGATAGCCAATGGTGAAAGCTATCAGGCAAAGGCGGTGATCGTCGCTACCGGGAAACGTCCCCGCCAGCTCAATGTACCTGGCGAGGAGCGGCTAAAGAGTCGGGGTGTTACCTATTGCGCGATTTGCGATGGCCCGCTCTTTGCCGGGCAGAAGGTGGCGGTTATCGGCGGGGGCAATTCCGCCCTGGAGGCAGCGGACGATATGGTCAAGATCGCCGAGTATGTCTATCTGGTGTCGCTGACACCGTTCACCGGCGACCGGATACTTATTAATAAAGTTAAAGAGGCACCCAATATGACCGTGTTTTTGGAGCACAAGGTGGTGGCGATCGACGGGGAAAGCCGTGTGGAAGCTGTCGCCATCAGCGATTTAAAGAGCGGCGAAGAGAAGAGGCTTGAGGTTGGGGGTGTCTTTGTCGAGATCGGGCTGATCCCCAGTTCGGACTTGTCTAAAGGCATCGTCAGGCTAAATGAGCTCGGTGAGATCGAGATAAATTGTGCCACCGATACAGGGGTACCCGGGCTCTTTGCCGCCGGGGATGTAACCAATGCCCCGGAGAAACAGATCCTGGTTGCCGCCGCTGAGGGGGCCAAGGCCGCTCTCCAAGCTCATAAATATCTCAAGAGACTATAA
- a CDS encoding ferritin family protein, with product MGIFFTGSELVNIAIGIERSGAAFYDTLAKSARNEASRVIYEYLALEEKKHIEIFQNMLGSLADYAPPETYTEEYDRYLKALIDSAVFRDDQTAREMAQKSASEAKAIQIAISAEKDSILFYSNLRELVRRSDREAVDKIIEEERSHLRQLSDLMKGFSKR from the coding sequence ATGGGCATATTTTTTACTGGCAGTGAACTGGTGAACATCGCCATTGGGATCGAGCGGAGCGGAGCCGCTTTTTACGACACCCTGGCAAAGTCTGCCAGGAATGAAGCATCTAGAGTTATTTATGAGTATCTGGCTCTTGAGGAGAAAAAGCATATTGAAATCTTCCAAAATATGCTGGGCTCACTTGCAGACTATGCACCACCAGAGACCTACACTGAAGAGTATGACCGGTATCTAAAAGCGCTGATCGACTCCGCTGTCTTCCGCGACGATCAGACTGCCCGCGAGATGGCACAAAAGTCAGCGAGTGAAGCCAAAGCTATCCAGATCGCTATAAGCGCAGAAAAGGACTCTATACTGTTCTATTCGAACTTGCGAGAACTGGTTCGACGGTCAGACCGCGAGGCAGTCGATAAGATAATAGAGGAGGAGAGGTCTCACCTGAGGCAGCTTTCAGACCTGATGAAAGGCTTCAGCAAGCGGTGA
- a CDS encoding flavodoxin family protein → MRVLGIMGSSRIKGNTDLLLDEALKGTQSQGAEVEKLIVDKLNIAPCREYYGCLRDGNCVIRDDMDGIYPQLLEADVVIVASPMFFYGLTSQVKALIDRSQALWARKYILKQNLPCEGRKGAFIAVGATKGQKLFDGSILTVKYFFQAIGVEYAEELLIRGVDTKGEIREHPTALKDAFDLGSRIAQS, encoded by the coding sequence TTGAGAGTCCTGGGGATTATGGGGAGCTCAAGGATAAAGGGCAATACTGATTTACTGCTGGATGAGGCTTTGAAGGGTACCCAAAGTCAGGGTGCAGAGGTGGAGAAGCTCATCGTAGATAAACTCAACATAGCCCCGTGCCGCGAGTACTACGGTTGCCTGAGGGATGGCAATTGCGTCATAAGAGACGACATGGATGGCATATACCCCCAGCTCCTCGAGGCCGATGTGGTAATAGTAGCCTCGCCGATGTTTTTCTATGGGCTGACCAGTCAGGTTAAGGCGCTAATCGACCGCTCTCAGGCGCTGTGGGCCCGAAAATATATCCTCAAGCAAAACCTGCCCTGTGAGGGGAGAAAAGGCGCCTTTATCGCTGTGGGGGCCACCAAGGGACAGAAACTGTTTGACGGGTCCATATTGACAGTGAAATATTTCTTCCAAGCCATCGGCGTCGAGTACGCTGAGGAACTTCTTATCCGGGGCGTGGATACAAAAGGTGAGATTAGGGAGCACCCAACCGCACTAAAGGACGCCTTTGATCTGGGCAGCAGGATCGCTCAAAGTTAG
- a CDS encoding phosphohydrolase translates to MRSACPGQDFRNLRVELYKCPNCGAEEELFSNETKVKCHECGEWICMDWCASARQYLGEERWKQLKGCE, encoded by the coding sequence ATGAGGTCTGCATGTCCCGGTCAAGATTTCAGAAACCTACGGGTTGAGCTCTACAAGTGCCCGAACTGTGGTGCAGAGGAGGAGCTCTTCTCCAACGAGACTAAGGTGAAGTGCCACGAGTGCGGTGAATGGATTTGCATGGACTGGTGCGCTTCAGCTCGCCAGTACCTGGGAGAGGAGAGATGGAAGCAATTGAAGGGCTGCGAGTAG
- a CDS encoding desulfoferrodoxin FeS4 iron-binding domain-containing protein yields the protein MGVKNVGEKYRCNVCGNEVTVTKVGGGTLVCCDQEMELIQE from the coding sequence ATGGGAGTCAAGAATGTGGGCGAAAAATATCGCTGCAATGTCTGCGGCAACGAGGTGACGGTGACCAAGGTCGGTGGCGGCACCCTAGTCTGCTGCGATCAGGAGATGGAGCTAATACAAGAATAG